A genomic segment from Calothrix sp. PCC 6303 encodes:
- a CDS encoding DEAD/DEAH box helicase, with translation MLELEKFTQIIQAWLAYIRLEELTQAEVERGSDVYPKVVDKGVQLVGNKLMLDGEVFKQFQQQQQAAAKRGKPNDFQMAIAFPQIYLIQGKGKEQKLKYLPLFTVDISPIFKGNYRKTGWDLTEYEFQPVVVNLMRLYGLEEEQAESLIVASGILKFLEDTFKGRFATLRDFIDLVDLPDGRYKTFRQPYLLRCDFTPYNALLKLDLQGIQQQIQETPHPCNWLTETHPAMQYLFGKPRSLPPQVSPQHEIMFLGAFPSHTPDEYQASVLKHTQENLLTAVCGPPGTGKTEVFLHLVAQQVVNRALRLVRGEEDGNNLILFASTNNSAIQKFLSRLTDKFSTESPHEIPIKLSTELSTELPTEFSTEQFYLPGGNQSIIRRETLPKLQSRQDWLRNTEFNPDSWEQAKLKFIRAENEIQQLIEQNRFNKSQKAVDAEKRSQLDIEIQSLNNDIAANNSELQALTEERSRLGDYANFPISAYQQIKEGLSQAERELPKESDSIAKRAYNLINFTTDKLVFKRLANRTNAAVLNTLASSHPFQIPLDRLSLTTVQMEVQQKLDCLQQWQNLNQEVTNIQTKLTALNKQLELKLFSYQQIQKQIQNQLDNYPQDHWYSSFYRDHHPLQLSLFQHAWAFLHQEVLRRKDSVIRALETYGSILTGDGDALLKLETDADAIYRDLSLIFPVISSSLQSIRNMLPILQPNSVKLALVDEAGTTLVHQLFPLLVRSQRAVVAGDPQQIEPIVNLCDDTIKQYFKTAFLDMGMANEDYYRYAPTAKYTATAYHRAAGASGTESDLGNGIILRNHYRCTPPIIQFCSPNYPGGLQILSNYDETTTVKHLLAYHVEGSHLNHTNPEEIDAVETAIASLLQQGYDLGATDKSKTIGVMSPFSQQANALRYRLTNRWRNFSWDDIGTVHTFQGGEKAVIILSAYQCHKEHSFWFLNRKPNLLNTAVSRARELFVLVGNLRELELAGGETKRLVEHIRQHGEMQSASRTT, from the coding sequence ATGCTAGAGTTGGAAAAATTTACCCAGATAATACAAGCCTGGTTAGCGTATATCAGGTTAGAAGAACTGACTCAAGCCGAGGTTGAGCGGGGGTCGGATGTTTACCCAAAAGTTGTAGACAAGGGAGTGCAGCTTGTTGGGAACAAGCTAATGTTGGATGGCGAAGTATTTAAACAATTCCAGCAACAGCAACAAGCAGCAGCCAAGAGAGGAAAACCCAATGATTTTCAAATGGCGATCGCATTCCCGCAAATTTATCTAATTCAGGGAAAGGGGAAGGAACAAAAGCTGAAATATCTACCTCTCTTCACGGTTGATATTTCGCCAATTTTCAAAGGCAATTATCGGAAAACTGGCTGGGACTTGACCGAATATGAGTTTCAGCCAGTTGTCGTTAATTTGATGCGGCTGTATGGGCTAGAGGAAGAGCAAGCCGAATCATTGATAGTCGCGTCGGGAATATTGAAATTTTTAGAAGACACTTTTAAAGGACGATTTGCAACCCTGCGGGATTTTATTGACTTGGTAGACTTACCAGACGGGAGATATAAAACTTTTCGCCAACCTTATTTACTGCGCTGCGACTTTACTCCCTATAATGCCCTGCTCAAACTCGACCTGCAAGGAATCCAACAGCAAATTCAAGAAACACCCCATCCTTGCAACTGGCTAACAGAGACTCACCCCGCAATGCAATACCTTTTTGGAAAACCGCGTAGTTTACCACCGCAGGTATCGCCCCAACACGAAATAATGTTTTTGGGAGCTTTTCCTTCCCATACTCCCGATGAATATCAAGCATCTGTCCTCAAACACACACAAGAGAATTTACTGACAGCCGTTTGTGGACCACCGGGAACTGGAAAAACAGAAGTGTTTCTGCACCTGGTAGCACAGCAAGTAGTTAATCGGGCATTACGACTTGTTCGCGGGGAGGAAGATGGGAATAATTTAATCCTCTTTGCTAGCACCAACAATAGTGCTATTCAAAAATTCCTTTCTCGACTGACAGATAAATTTTCTACTGAATCTCCGCACGAAATTCCCATCAAACTTTCTACAGAGCTTTCTACGGAACTTCCAACTGAATTTTCTACCGAACAGTTTTATCTTCCTGGTGGAAACCAAAGCATTATCCGTCGAGAAACCCTACCAAAACTGCAATCAAGGCAAGACTGGCTGCGAAATACCGAATTTAACCCAGATTCTTGGGAACAAGCCAAACTCAAATTTATAAGGGCAGAAAACGAAATTCAACAATTAATAGAGCAAAACCGATTTAATAAAAGCCAAAAAGCTGTCGATGCAGAAAAGCGATCGCAACTCGATATAGAAATCCAATCCCTCAATAACGATATTGCGGCAAATAATTCCGAGTTACAAGCGCTAACAGAGGAGCGATCGCGTTTGGGAGATTACGCAAACTTTCCCATATCCGCTTACCAGCAAATAAAAGAGGGATTATCCCAAGCAGAACGGGAACTACCAAAAGAATCCGACTCCATCGCCAAACGTGCCTATAACTTGATTAATTTTACAACCGACAAGCTAGTTTTCAAGCGTCTAGCAAATCGGACAAATGCTGCTGTTTTAAACACCTTGGCTTCCTCTCATCCCTTTCAAATTCCCCTTGACCGCTTGAGCTTAACCACAGTCCAGATGGAGGTTCAGCAAAAACTGGATTGCTTACAACAATGGCAAAATTTAAATCAGGAAGTCACTAATATTCAAACCAAACTAACAGCATTAAACAAGCAATTAGAATTAAAACTTTTCAGTTATCAACAAATCCAAAAACAAATTCAAAATCAACTTGACAATTACCCCCAAGATCATTGGTACAGTAGTTTTTACCGCGACCACCACCCATTGCAACTATCACTATTCCAACATGCCTGGGCATTTCTTCATCAAGAAGTTCTTCGACGCAAAGATAGCGTTATTCGAGCATTAGAAACCTATGGCAGCATCTTGACGGGGGACGGGGATGCATTGCTCAAACTGGAAACTGACGCGGATGCCATCTACCGCGACTTAAGCTTAATTTTCCCCGTCATTAGCTCCAGTCTGCAATCAATACGTAACATGCTGCCAATCCTCCAACCCAATAGCGTCAAGCTAGCACTGGTGGATGAAGCAGGTACAACACTCGTACATCAATTATTTCCCTTGCTAGTGCGATCGCAACGGGCAGTAGTGGCTGGCGACCCCCAACAAATTGAGCCAATTGTCAACCTTTGCGACGATACCATCAAACAATATTTCAAAACCGCCTTTCTGGATATGGGCATGGCAAACGAAGACTACTATCGTTATGCCCCCACTGCGAAATACACAGCCACCGCTTACCATCGCGCTGCTGGTGCTAGTGGCACAGAATCAGACTTAGGCAACGGCATTATCCTCAGAAATCACTACCGTTGTACCCCACCCATTATCCAGTTTTGCAGTCCCAACTATCCCGGTGGTTTGCAAATCCTTTCCAATTACGATGAAACTACAACAGTTAAACACCTGCTGGCTTACCACGTTGAGGGAAGCCACTTAAACCACACCAATCCCGAAGAAATCGATGCCGTAGAAACTGCGATCGCATCTTTACTTCAACAGGGCTATGACCTTGGCGCTACCGATAAATCGAAGACAATTGGAGTGATGTCCCCATTTTCGCAGCAAGCCAATGCCCTGAGATATCGACTCACGAATCGTTGGCGAAACTTTTCTTGGGATGATATTGGCACAGTTCACACCTTCCAGGGGGGAGAAAAAGCAGTCATTATTTTATCTGCTTACCAGTGCCATAAAGAGCATAGTTTCTGGTTCCTTAACCGCAAGCCTAATCTGCTAAATACCGCCGTTAGTAGGGCAAGGGAATTGTTTGTTTTAGTAGGTAATCTCAGGGAACTAGAATTAGCAGGTGGTGAAACCAAGCGGTTAGTCGAACATATTCGGCAACATGGGGAAATGCAAAGTGCTTCGCGAACGACTTAA
- the mobV gene encoding MobV family relaxase encodes MTAKAIMRVGKLKSLGSVGGSEKHTARLQDTPNADPYKENIRLIGDNDDPELEKIVLAKIADNTKHKPRKDAVLCSEIFLSASPEYFRPHNPSHAGEWNDSLMWNFANASKKWLQDNFGDKCVRAELHLDESTPHIHAYIVPLNDKTKQLSHKAMFGGDGRQASIKLSKFQDSYAKALAPLGIERGVKGSQATHTKVKEYYEAVNKEPLTLELERLAPKQGETAQQLFERIKKDPAIQTINHQLADRSRMIGLEKRASRSAIASEKLRQQLENHVEELESENFYWKQQADQLRDLPLEDVAWHLGLDKADKGDNRWKGLGQVININGSKWYDFTAEKGGGGAIDLVMHVAGCNFRSSLAWLCDRFGSEGMLRASRAKVEEQASKIVATEPVPQFVPPLEDSPKWLHVKNYLIKARGLPENFVDGLHSKGWLYADEQQNAVFTMRELPYCATSTFNNDGAKRTANTGAESSLSMGATSGDYETTTGAFLRGTRGEDNSFMGYVSGTKRTEGWFYFHFGGKATDEVEKVIICKSPIDAISCCALSLAVSSGVPQTRMMFLAVDSLKSLPLDFLKDIPAITVACDNDDGGRNRAKAIKELLPQTVIKQSKAADWNTELLEYQRQNLVRAAEGEKKKSRGLER; translated from the coding sequence ATGACCGCAAAAGCAATTATGCGCGTTGGGAAATTAAAAAGTTTGGGTAGTGTGGGCGGCAGCGAAAAACATACTGCCCGTCTCCAAGATACACCAAATGCTGACCCTTATAAAGAAAATATTCGGCTGATTGGCGATAACGATGACCCCGAATTAGAAAAAATTGTTTTAGCCAAAATTGCTGACAATACTAAACATAAGCCGCGTAAAGATGCGGTGCTGTGCAGCGAAATATTTTTGAGCGCATCCCCAGAATATTTTCGTCCCCATAACCCATCTCATGCTGGGGAATGGAATGATTCATTAATGTGGAATTTTGCGAATGCTTCTAAAAAATGGTTGCAAGATAATTTTGGTGATAAATGCGTTCGCGCTGAATTACATTTGGATGAATCTACTCCCCACATCCACGCTTATATAGTTCCCCTCAACGACAAAACCAAACAATTGAGCCACAAAGCGATGTTTGGGGGAGATGGACGACAAGCCAGTATTAAATTATCTAAGTTTCAAGATTCTTATGCTAAGGCACTCGCTCCTTTGGGTATCGAACGTGGGGTAAAGGGTTCACAAGCCACGCATACCAAAGTGAAGGAATATTATGAGGCAGTAAATAAGGAGCCTTTGACGTTGGAGTTAGAGCGCTTGGCTCCAAAACAGGGGGAGACGGCACAGCAACTATTTGAACGCATCAAAAAAGACCCGGCAATTCAAACCATCAATCACCAACTGGCAGATAGAAGCAGGATGATTGGGTTAGAAAAACGAGCATCAAGGAGCGCGATCGCATCTGAAAAATTACGACAACAGTTAGAAAACCATGTTGAGGAATTGGAGTCTGAGAACTTTTACTGGAAACAGCAAGCTGACCAATTGAGGGATTTGCCCCTAGAAGATGTGGCTTGGCATTTGGGGTTAGATAAGGCAGATAAAGGAGACAACCGTTGGAAGGGGTTGGGACAAGTTATCAATATTAATGGTTCTAAATGGTACGACTTTACAGCAGAAAAAGGTGGTGGTGGGGCGATTGATTTGGTAATGCATGTTGCGGGGTGTAATTTTCGTTCGTCCTTGGCTTGGTTGTGCGATCGCTTTGGTTCCGAGGGAATGTTGCGTGCTTCCAGGGCAAAGGTGGAAGAGCAAGCGTCTAAAATTGTGGCTACCGAACCCGTACCGCAATTTGTACCTCCCTTGGAAGATAGCCCGAAGTGGCTGCATGTTAAGAATTATTTGATTAAGGCAAGGGGATTACCGGAGAATTTTGTCGATGGTCTTCATTCCAAGGGATGGCTTTATGCCGACGAGCAACAAAACGCTGTTTTTACTATGCGCGAGCTTCCCTATTGTGCTACATCTACGTTTAATAATGACGGTGCGAAGCGAACTGCTAATACAGGTGCAGAATCATCGCTTTCTATGGGTGCGACATCGGGAGATTACGAAACTACCACCGGAGCATTTTTACGAGGGACGCGGGGAGAAGATAATTCCTTTATGGGATATGTGTCGGGTACGAAGCGAACCGAGGGATGGTTTTATTTCCACTTTGGGGGGAAAGCAACGGATGAGGTTGAAAAGGTTATTATTTGTAAATCCCCCATCGATGCTATTTCCTGTTGTGCCTTATCTTTGGCGGTAAGTTCGGGTGTGCCTCAAACGCGGATGATGTTTTTGGCGGTGGATAGTCTCAAGAGTTTGCCGTTGGATTTTCTCAAGGATATTCCTGCTATTACTGTTGCCTGCGATAACGATGATGGGGGACGTAATAGGGCGAAGGCTATTAAGGAATTATTACCGCAAACGGTTATCAAGCAATCAAAAGCGGCTGATTGGAATACGGAATTGCTGGAGTATCAGCGACAGAATTTGGTAAGGGCTGCGGAGGGGGAAAAGAAAAAAAGTCGGGGATTGGAGCGTTAA
- a CDS encoding HEAT repeat domain-containing protein, with translation MAVTPDYKTYLESILQTYERWSNLYTLTDTLGKAEVNMPLMAQLIPSKQDEQTPSGNKQEKNERLPVLEAIRKYASEHILLVGKPGSGKSTALQRLLWEEASKNCASEEGWSAGIIPVLVELRSWLPETASVIKLIQKVFRQNRLRLDEREIEDLLFDGKLLLLLDGLNELPSDESRRMVAEFRSDFPQTPMIFTTRNLAIGGDLGIKKQLSMQPLTEKQMCQFVRAYLPKQGEKMLQQLGDKLRELGETPLILKMLCDVFDKEKQIPNSRGGLFRYFDKEFDKLKGQVAVTDKLRQWKPELLQHLAFAMMQGEKITDLRLVISRMQAEDILEESLKNRINSPGEKAKDWLQDLLKHYLIQTVDGEQIQFHHQLFQEYYAAEYLLRLLPKLSNEKLKRDYLNLLKWTEPLALTLALLDDETQARRVLQLALDVDLKLVARLAEEVNSNFKEKTTSFIKQLKNLQGCKDWLSSISLQGIRNERQEYEGHQLEIRGYAGASFYLGDDGIPVIDFRQSNQIVNKENYKPGNIVYEYKRTHDEELLVPILQDLKNEDWYIRFDAARTLGEIGSESAIDELSQAYKAEQLFEFPFIVCIAIIRALGEIGSEKAIPTLREALINGENIAVRNGAVNALLKIESDAVVPILIEALKDEDWYIRESVVEALGIVGNEKAISPLQNTFNDPQYSVIWRVAEALNLIQERCKFYNYEIFHSPRIEESSQTDLQSSQSITHIFNAPVGNVNTGVVNNQGNQVGIQNNEQTQ, from the coding sequence ATGGCTGTAACTCCTGATTACAAAACGTATCTTGAAAGTATCCTCCAGACATATGAACGCTGGTCGAATTTGTACACGCTGACAGATACGCTAGGCAAAGCAGAAGTTAATATGCCATTGATGGCACAATTAATACCGTCTAAACAAGATGAACAAACGCCATCTGGGAACAAACAAGAGAAAAACGAACGCTTACCAGTGCTAGAAGCTATCCGTAAATATGCGAGTGAGCATATATTATTGGTAGGTAAGCCTGGTTCGGGGAAATCAACGGCACTGCAACGTCTGTTGTGGGAGGAGGCGAGCAAGAATTGTGCGAGCGAGGAAGGATGGTCCGCTGGTATTATTCCCGTATTGGTCGAATTACGTTCTTGGCTACCAGAAACAGCTTCAGTTATAAAACTCATCCAAAAGGTTTTTCGGCAAAATAGACTGCGATTAGACGAACGCGAAATTGAAGACCTCTTATTTGATGGCAAGTTGTTATTGCTACTTGATGGTTTAAACGAGCTACCATCTGATGAGTCGCGGCGAATGGTAGCAGAATTTCGCTCAGATTTTCCCCAAACTCCGATGATATTTACTACAAGGAATTTGGCAATTGGGGGCGATTTAGGGATTAAAAAGCAGTTGTCTATGCAACCCCTAACAGAAAAACAAATGTGCCAGTTTGTCAGAGCATATTTACCCAAACAAGGGGAGAAGATGTTACAGCAGTTGGGTGATAAACTGCGAGAATTAGGAGAAACACCGCTTATTTTAAAGATGCTTTGCGATGTTTTTGATAAAGAAAAGCAAATTCCCAACAGTCGGGGTGGTTTATTTCGGTATTTTGATAAAGAATTTGATAAATTAAAAGGGCAAGTTGCGGTTACAGACAAACTGCGTCAATGGAAGCCAGAGTTATTGCAACATCTAGCGTTCGCTATGATGCAAGGAGAAAAAATAACAGACTTACGGTTAGTCATTTCTCGAATGCAAGCAGAAGATATTTTGGAAGAGTCGCTGAAAAATAGGATAAACTCTCCTGGGGAAAAAGCCAAAGATTGGCTGCAAGATTTATTAAAACATTATTTAATTCAAACGGTTGATGGAGAACAAATACAGTTCCATCATCAACTATTTCAAGAATATTATGCGGCGGAATATTTACTAAGACTTTTGCCAAAATTGAGCAATGAAAAATTAAAACGGGATTATTTGAATCTTCTCAAATGGACAGAACCTCTTGCGTTAACATTAGCTTTACTGGATGATGAAACACAAGCGCGAAGAGTATTACAATTGGCGTTGGATGTAGATTTGAAGTTGGTAGCGAGATTAGCCGAAGAGGTGAATAGTAACTTTAAAGAGAAGACAACAAGTTTTATTAAACAACTGAAAAATCTTCAAGGATGCAAAGATTGGTTATCGAGTATATCGCTTCAAGGTATCCGCAATGAAAGACAAGAATACGAGGGACATCAATTAGAAATTCGTGGTTATGCAGGAGCCAGTTTTTATTTGGGAGATGATGGTATACCAGTAATTGATTTTCGTCAATCTAATCAAATCGTAAATAAAGAAAATTATAAGCCTGGAAACATTGTTTACGAATATAAAAGAACTCATGACGAAGAATTATTAGTTCCAATACTTCAAGATTTAAAAAATGAAGACTGGTATATTCGGTTTGATGCTGCTAGAACACTGGGTGAAATCGGTAGTGAGTCAGCTATTGATGAATTAAGCCAAGCATATAAGGCTGAACAGTTGTTTGAATTTCCTTTTATAGTTTGTATAGCTATTATAAGAGCTTTAGGAGAGATTGGTAGTGAAAAAGCAATACCTACGCTCCGTGAGGCTTTGATAAATGGTGAAAATATTGCTGTTAGAAACGGAGCAGTTAATGCGCTATTAAAAATTGAAAGTGATGCAGTAGTCCCCATTTTAATAGAAGCACTAAAAGATGAAGATTGGTATATTCGCGAGTCAGTAGTTGAAGCATTAGGAATAGTAGGGAATGAAAAGGCTATTTCACCATTACAAAATACTTTCAATGACCCACAATATAGTGTTATTTGGCGAGTCGCCGAGGCTCTAAACTTAATTCAAGAACGCTGTAAATTTTATAACTATGAAATTTTCCATTCCCCACGAATTGAGGAGTCCAGTCAAACAGATTTACAAAGCTCTCAATCAATCACTCACATTTTTAATGCACCTGTTGGCAATGTAAACACTGGGGTTGTAAATAATCAAGGGAATCAAGTTGGAATTCAAAATAATGAACAAACTCAATAA
- a CDS encoding type II toxin-antitoxin system VapC family toxin: MYLIDTNHCSRIIFGETNVVRRLQEHIGIGVATSVIVQGELLYMVQKSSQQEANLRFVRAFLQTIDLYPINGGVADVYGSLKGEIIEHFGPKDKAKRRNFTVQDLGFSDNDLWIASTALYYNLTVVSGDSDFQRIQMVQALLLESWL; this comes from the coding sequence ATGTATCTCATAGACACCAATCATTGTAGCCGCATTATTTTTGGAGAAACAAACGTCGTTCGTCGGTTACAAGAACACATCGGCATCGGGGTTGCAACTAGTGTTATTGTGCAAGGCGAACTCCTTTACATGGTGCAAAAGTCCTCTCAACAAGAGGCAAATCTTCGCTTTGTCAGAGCTTTTCTACAAACCATAGACCTTTATCCCATTAATGGAGGGGTTGCCGATGTTTACGGTAGCCTCAAAGGGGAAATTATCGAACATTTCGGTCCCAAAGATAAAGCAAAGCGCAGAAATTTTACAGTTCAAGATTTAGGTTTTAGCGATAACGATTTGTGGATAGCATCGACTGCTCTGTACTATAATCTCACTGTTGTTTCAGGTGATAGCGATTTTCAGAGAATACAGATGGTACAAGCCTTGCTGTTAGAATCTTGGCTTTAA